The Longimicrobium sp. genome includes the window CCAGGGGAGACTCTTGGCGCCCTCTGCTGTCCTGGTATTTGCGGTTCAGATGGAGAGACGTCCGGCCGCGACAGAATTGGATGTCGCTCGCGCGACGGAACCCGATCCGCGCTCGCGGCGTATGCACAAGGAGGCGCGGTGGGTCAGGAGACCGCGCCGAAAGTGTCAACCACAGCGGGGCAGCAGATGGCAGGGCAGCAGATGGCAAAGCTACCGGGCGGGATCAGCATCCGGGAGGTGGAGGGCTCGCTACGGGTCCAGCAGGAGCTCCGAAGCCTCGAGCTCACCTCGCCCACGGCGAGGGCGATCCTGGAGGACCAACTGCGCTTCGAGGGCCCGGTGGCCCAGCTCATCCGTGAAGCCGAGACGCGGCAGGAGGCGATGCGGCTACACACCGACGCCGGTGGCGCGCTGAGCTCGACGGTGGATCGGGCAGAGCTGATCCGGGAGTACGCCGATCGGGCGGTGAGCAGCTCGGGCTTCGCGTCGGTGCTCGCGATGAGCGAAATAGCGCGCGAAGCCGCCTCCCGAACGCCCAATCCCCCGATCAAGGGCATCCTCGCCGCGCAGGAGCGGTGGTTTTCGTCGCTCACCACTGCGATGGGCCAGACGTCCATCCGCGCCCTGACGGAACGCCTAGCGGTGCCGACGCCCGATTTCGGCTTCCGGATCCGCGACGCGCTCGATGCCGTGGCGTTCGCTTTGCCAACCGTCTTCGATGACCTGCGAGTCCGGATTCCGGACTGGGCAGACGCGATCGCGGAGGACCTGGCCGAGCAGGCAGAGGACGGCTTCAACGCTGGCGCCGACAACCGCAGCATCGAGCAGTATTTCCTAGACCTGCTCGGCTCGCTGGGCGTTCCGGAGGCGGCTCGGCGGCCCCTGACGCTCCTCCTCCTGATGTTCATGCTTCCGGCCGCCGCGGAG containing:
- a CDS encoding SH3 domain-containing protein — translated: MGQETAPKVSTTAGQQMAGQQMAKLPGGISIREVEGSLRVQQELRSLELTSPTARAILEDQLRFEGPVAQLIREAETRQEAMRLHTDAGGALSSTVDRAELIREYADRAVSSSGFASVLAMSEIAREAASRTPNPPIKGILAAQERWFSSLTTAMGQTSIRALTERLAVPTPDFGFRIRDALDAVAFALPTVFDDLRVRIPDWADAIAEDLAEQAEDGFNAGADNRSIEQYFLDLLGSLGVPEAARRPLTLLLLMFMLPAAAEISGYEWGRRRDGDAQEEARQREIALGQHVKDQGATLDSLLQIAQNPPRPARIMKSAWLRDSPSTTAAKVGAVLAPGTELIVYERRGGWLRVQAEPVPGEVRSGWVYGKLARYR